A genomic segment from Stenotrophomonas maltophilia encodes:
- the proB gene encoding glutamate 5-kinase, with the protein MTQHAATVASPFLEQALPPWRRAVLKVGSSLLAADGGGLSPRHALGLAQFVSANVLAGREVVIVSSGAVAAGRAILPRADEPGAAMAARQALAALGQAQLIGLWQRFFERPVAQVLLTHDDLRNRRRYLNARATLNELLRLGALPVVNENDTVSVDELKLGDNDNLAATVAALVDADALFIATDIDGLYSADPRTAADARPLHDVPELSDEVLAMAGGAGSRAGTGGMRTKLEAAAKAGRLGIETYLFNGRSGDVVRALAQDRLFGTRIHAARSREAARKHWLRHAPLVEGAIVIDAGAAQAMREKGASLLPGGITGAEGVFRRGDMVQVCWNAPQGRVCVARGVSQYASDDVRRIAGRHSRDIEAVLGYNYGGSVVHRDDLVLP; encoded by the coding sequence ATGACCCAGCACGCCGCCACCGTCGCCTCGCCGTTCCTGGAACAGGCGCTGCCGCCATGGCGGCGCGCGGTGCTGAAGGTCGGCAGCAGCCTGCTGGCCGCCGATGGCGGCGGCTTGTCGCCACGTCACGCGCTGGGCCTGGCACAGTTCGTCTCGGCCAATGTGCTGGCCGGGCGAGAGGTGGTGATCGTGTCGTCCGGCGCGGTCGCTGCCGGGCGCGCGATCCTGCCGCGGGCCGACGAGCCCGGCGCGGCGATGGCGGCGCGGCAGGCGCTGGCCGCGCTCGGCCAGGCCCAGCTGATCGGGCTCTGGCAACGCTTCTTCGAGCGCCCGGTGGCGCAGGTGCTGCTGACCCACGACGACCTGCGCAACCGCCGCCGCTACCTCAACGCACGCGCCACGCTGAACGAACTGCTGCGCCTGGGGGCGTTGCCGGTGGTCAACGAGAACGACACCGTGTCGGTGGACGAGCTCAAGCTTGGCGACAACGACAACCTGGCCGCCACCGTGGCGGCGCTGGTCGATGCCGATGCACTGTTCATCGCCACCGATATCGACGGCCTGTACAGCGCCGACCCGCGCACCGCGGCCGATGCGCGGCCGTTGCACGACGTGCCGGAACTGAGTGACGAGGTGCTGGCGATGGCCGGTGGCGCCGGCTCGCGCGCCGGTACCGGCGGCATGCGCACCAAGCTGGAAGCGGCGGCGAAGGCCGGTCGCCTCGGCATCGAAACCTATCTGTTCAATGGCCGCAGCGGTGACGTGGTGCGCGCGCTGGCCCAGGACCGCCTGTTCGGTACCCGTATCCACGCCGCGCGCAGTCGTGAGGCGGCCCGCAAGCACTGGCTGCGGCACGCACCGCTGGTCGAGGGTGCGATCGTGATCGATGCCGGCGCGGCGCAGGCCATGCGTGAGAAGGGCGCCTCGCTGCTGCCCGGTGGCATCACCGGTGCGGAGGGCGTGTTCCGCCGTGGCGACATGGTGCAGGTGTGCTGGAACGCGCCACAGGGCCGTGTCTGCGTGGCGCGCGGCGTCAGCCAGTACGCTTCAGATGATGTGCGCCGGATCGCCGGGCGCCATTCGCGCGACATCGAGGCCGTGCTGGGCTACAACTACGGTGGCAGTGTCGTCCATCGCGACGATCTGGTGTTGCCATGA
- a CDS encoding YciI family protein, giving the protein MAGTVYLVMAMRRPDFNDAAVQPHRDFLDALQAQGKLQLTGGFADGSGGAYVLCNVESLAQAQAIIATDPLVTMQASDLTVHEWNTR; this is encoded by the coding sequence ATGGCGGGCACCGTCTACCTGGTGATGGCGATGCGCCGGCCGGACTTCAACGATGCAGCGGTGCAGCCGCATCGCGATTTTCTCGATGCGTTGCAGGCGCAGGGCAAGCTGCAGCTGACCGGCGGTTTCGCCGACGGCAGTGGTGGCGCCTATGTGCTGTGCAATGTCGAGAGCCTGGCGCAGGCGCAGGCCATCATCGCCACCGATCCGCTGGTGACGATGCAGGCCTCCGACCTGACCGTGCACGAATGGAACACCCGCTGA